The Macaca thibetana thibetana isolate TM-01 chromosome 11, ASM2454274v1, whole genome shotgun sequence genome window below encodes:
- the ATN1 gene encoding atrophin-1 isoform X3, translating into MKTRQNKDSMSMRSGRKKEAPGPREELRSRGRASPGGVSTSSSDGKAEKSRQTAKKARVEEASTPKVNKQGRSEEISESESEETNAPKKTKTEQELPRPQSPSDLDSLDGRSLNDDGSSDPRDIDQDNRSTSPSIYSPGSVENDSDSSSGLSQGPARPYHPPPLFPPSPPPPDSTPRQPEASFEPHPSVTPTGYHAPMEPPTSRMFQAPPGAPPPHPQLYPGGAGGGVLSGPPMGPKGGGAASSVGGPNGGKQHPPPTTPISVSSSGASGAPPAKPPNTPVGGGNLPSAPPPANFPHVTPNLPPPPALRPLNNASASPPGLGAQPLPGHLPSPHAMGQGMGGLPPGPEKGPTLAPSPHSLPPASSSAPAPPMRFPYSSSSSSSAAASSSSSSSSSSASPYPASQALPSYPHSFPPPTSLSVSNQPPKYTQPSLPSQAVWSQGPPPPPPYGRLLANSNAHPGPFPPSTGAQSTAHPPASTHHHHHQQQQQQQQQQQHHGSSGPPPGAFPHPLEGGSSHHAHPYAMSPSLGSLRPYPPGPTHLPPPHSQVSYSQAGPNGPPVSSSSNSSSSTSQASFPCSHPSPSQGPQGTPYPFPPVPTVTTSSATLSTVIATVASSPAGYKTASPPGPPPYGKRAPSPGAYKAATPPGYKPGSPPNFRTGTPPGYRGTSPPAGPGTFKPGSPTVGPGPLPPAGPSGLPSLPPPPAAPASGPPLSATQIKQEPAEEYETPESPVPPARSPSPPPKVVDVPSHASQSARFNKHLDRGFNSCARSDLYFVPLEGSKLAKKRADLVEKVRREAEQRAREEKEREREREREKEREREKERELERSVKLAQEGRAPVECPSLGPVPHRPPFEPGSAVATVPPYLGPDTPALRTLSEYARPHVMSPGNRNHPFYVPLGAVDPGLLGYNVPALYSSDPAAREREREARERDLRDRLKPGFEVKPSELEPLHGVPGPGLDPFPRHGGLALQPGPPGLHPFPFHPSLGPLDRERLALAAGPALRPDMSYAERLAAERQHAERVAALGNDPLARLQMLNVTPHHHQHSHIHSHLHLHQQDAIHAASASVHPLIDPLASGSHLTRIPYPAGTLPNPLLPHPLHENEVLRHQLFAAHQLQAMHAQSAELQRLALEQQQWLHAHHPLHSVPLPAQEDYYSHLKKESDKPL; encoded by the exons GTCTCCCTCTGATCTGGATAGCTTGGATGGGCGGAGCCTTAATGATGATGGCAGCAGCGACCCTAGGGATATTGACCAGGACAACCGAAGCACGTCCCCCAGCATCTACAGCCCTGGAAGTGTGGAGAATGACTCCGACTCATCTTCTGGCCTGTCCCAGGGCCCAGCCCGCCCCTACCACCCACCTccactctttcctccttcccctccaccGCCAGACAGCACCCCTCGACAGCCAGAGGCTAGCTTTGAACCCCATCCTTCTGTGACACCCACTGGATATCATGCTCCCATGGAGCCCCCCACATCTCGAATGTTCCAGGCTCCTCCTGGGGCCCCTCCCCCTCACCCACAGCTCTATCCTGGGGGCGCTGGTGGAGGAGTTTTGTCTGGACCCCCAATGGGTCCCAAGGGGGGAGGGGCTGCCTCATCAGTGGGGGGCCCTAATGGGGGTAAGCAGCACCCCCCACCCACTACTCCCATTTCAGTATCAAGCTCTGGGGCTAGCGGTGCTCCCCCAGCTAAGCCACCTAACACTCCGGTGGGTGGTGGGAACCTGCCTTCTGCTCCACCACCAGCCAACTTCCCCCATGTGACCCCGAACctgcctcccccacctgcccTGAGACCCCTCAAcaatgcctcagcctctcccccTGGCCTGGGGGCCCAACCACTACCTGGGCATCTGCCCTCTCCCCATGCCATGGGGCAGGGTATGGGTGGACTTCCTCCTGGCCCAGAGAAGGGCCCGACTCTGGCTCCTTCACCCcactctctgcctcctgcttcctcttctgccccaGCACCCCCCATGAGGTTTCCTTATTCATCCTCTAGTAGTAGCTCTGCAGCAGCCTCCTCTTCcagttcttcctcctcttcctctgcctccccctACCCAGCTTCCCAGGCATTGCCCAGTTACCCCCACTCTTTCCCTCCCCCAACAAGCCTCTCTGTCTCCAATCAGCCCCCCAAGTATACTCAGCCTTCTCTCCCATCCCAGGCTGTGTGGAGCCAGGGtcccccaccacctcctccctATGGCCGCCTCTTAGCCAACAGCAATGCCCATCCAGGCCCCTTCCCGCCATCTACTGGGGCCCAGTCCACTGCCCACCCACCAGCCTCAacacatcaccatcaccaccagcagcagcagcagcagcagcagcagcagcagcatcacggAAGCTCTGGGCCCCCTCCTGGAGCATTTCCCCACCCCCTGGAGGGCGGCAGCTCCCACCACGCACACCCTTATGCCATGTCTCCCTCCCTGGGGTCTCTGAGGCCCTACCCACCAGGGCCAACACACCTGCCCCCACCTCACAGCCAGGTGTCCTACAGCCAAGCAGGCCCCAATGGCCCTCCAGTCTCTTCCTCTTCCAACTCTTCCTCTTCCACTTCTCAAGCGTCCTTCCCATGTTCacacccctccccctcccagggACCTCAGGGGACGCCCTACCCTTTCCCACCGGTGCCTACGGTCACCACCTCTTCGGCTACCCTTTCCACGGTCATTGCCACCGTGGCTTCCTCGCCAGCAGGCTACAAAACGGCCTCCCCACCTGGGCCCCCACCGTACGGAAAGAGAGCCCCGTCCCCGGGGGCCTACAAGGCAGCCACCCCACCCGGATACAAGCCCGGGTCTCCTCCCAACTTCCGAACGGGGACCCCCCCGGGCTATAGAGGAACCTCGCCACCTGCAGGCCCAGGGACCTTCAAGCCGGGCTCGCCCACCGTGGGACCTGGGCCCCTGCCACCTGCGGGGCCCTCAGGCCTGCCATCTCTGCCACCACCACCCGCGGCCCCTGCCTCAGGGCCGCCCCTGAGCGCCACGCAGATCAAGCAGGAGCCGGCTGAGGAGTATGAGACCCCCGAGAGCCCAGTTCCGCCAGCCCGCAGCCCCTCGCCCCCTCCCAAGGTGGTAGATGTGCCCAGCCATGCCAGTCAGTCTGCCAG GTTCAACAAACACCTGGATCGCGGCTTCAACTCGTGCGCGCGCAGCGACCTGTACTTCGTGCCACTGGAGGGCTCCAAACTGGCCAAGAAGCGGGCCGACCTGGTGGAGAAGGTGCGGCGCGAGGCGGAGCAGCGCGCGCGCGAAGAAAAGGAGCGGGAGCGCGAGCGGGAACGCGAGAAGGAGCGCGAGCGCGAGAAGGAGCGCGAGCTTGAACGCAGCGTG AAGTTGGCTCAGGAGGGCCGTGCTCCGGTGGAATGCCCATCTCTGGGCCCAGTGCCCCATCGCCCTCCATTTGAACCGGGCAGTGCGGTGGCTACAGTGCCCCCCTACCTGGGTCCTGACACTCCAGCCTTGCGCACTCTCAGTGAATATGCCCGGCCTCATGTCATGTCTCCTGGCAATCGCAACCATCCATTCTACGTGCCCCTGGGGGCAGTGGACCCGGGGCTCCTGGGTTACAATGTCCCGGCCCTGTACAGCAGTGATCCTGCTGCCCGGGAGAGGGAACGGGAAGCCCGTGAACGAGACCTCCGTGACCGCCTCAAGCCTGGCTTCGAGGTGAAGCCTAGTGAGCTGGAACCCCTACATGGGGTCCCTGGGCCGGGCTTGGATCCCTTTCCCCGACATGGGGGCCTGGCTCTGCAGCCTGGCCCACCTGGCCTGCACCCTTTCCCCTTTCATCCGAGCCTGGGGCCCCTGGATCGAGAACGTCTAGCACTGGCAGCTGGGCCAGCCCTGCGGCCTGACATGTCCTATGCTGAGCGGCTGGCAGCTGAGAGGCAGCACGCAGAAAGGGTGGCGGCCCTGGGCAATGACCCGCTGGCCCGGCTGCAGATGCTCAATGTGACTCCCCATCACCACCAGCACTCCCACATCCACTCgcacctgcacctgcaccagCAAGATGCTATCCATGCAG cctctgcctcagtGCACCCTCTCATCGACCCCCTGGCCTCAGGGTCTCACCTTACTCGGATCCCCTACCCAGCTGGAACTCTCCCTAACCCCCTGCTTCCTCACCCTCTGCACGAGAACGAAGTTCTTCGTCACCAGCTCTTTG CAGCTCATCAGCTGCAGGCCATGCACGCACAGTCAGCTGAGCTGCAGCGCTTGGCGCTGGAACAGCAGCAGTGGCTGCATGCCCATCACCCGCTGCACAGTGTGCCGCTGCCTGCCCAGGAGGACTATTACAG TCACCTGAAGAAGGAGAGCGACAAGCCACTGTAG
- the ATN1 gene encoding atrophin-1 isoform X1, with the protein MKTRQNKDSMSMRSGRKKEAPGPREELRSRGRASPGGVSTSSSDGKAEKSRQTAKKARVEEASTPKVNKQGRSEEISESESEETNAPKKTKTEQELPRPQSPSDLDSLDGRSLNDDGSSDPRDIDQDNRSTSPSIYSPGSVENDSDSSSGLSQGPARPYHPPPLFPPSPPPPDSTPRQPEASFEPHPSVTPTGYHAPMEPPTSRMFQAPPGAPPPHPQLYPGGAGGGVLSGPPMGPKGGGAASSVGGPNGGKQHPPPTTPISVSSSGASGAPPAKPPNTPVGGGNLPSAPPPANFPHVTPNLPPPPALRPLNNASASPPGLGAQPLPGHLPSPHAMGQGMGGLPPGPEKGPTLAPSPHSLPPASSSAPAPPMRFPYSSSSSSSAAASSSSSSSSSSASPYPASQALPSYPHSFPPPTSLSVSNQPPKYTQPSLPSQAVWSQGPPPPPPYGRLLANSNAHPGPFPPSTGAQSTAHPPASTHHHHHQQQQQQQQQQQHHGSSGPPPGAFPHPLEGGSSHHAHPYAMSPSLGSLRPYPPGPTHLPPPHSQVSYSQAGPNGPPVSSSSNSSSSTSQASFPCSHPSPSQGPQGTPYPFPPVPTVTTSSATLSTVIATVASSPAGYKTASPPGPPPYGKRAPSPGAYKAATPPGYKPGSPPNFRTGTPPGYRGTSPPAGPGTFKPGSPTVGPGPLPPAGPSGLPSLPPPPAAPASGPPLSATQIKQEPAEEYETPESPVPPARSPSPPPKVVDVPSHASQSARFNKHLDRGFNSCARSDLYFVPLEGSKLAKKRADLVEKVRREAEQRAREEKEREREREREKEREREKERELERSVKLAQEGRAPVECPSLGPVPHRPPFEPGSAVATVPPYLGPDTPALRTLSEYARPHVMSPGNRNHPFYVPLGAVDPGLLGYNVPALYSSDPAAREREREARERDLRDRLKPGFEVKPSELEPLHGVPGPGLDPFPRHGGLALQPGPPGLHPFPFHPSLGPLDRERLALAAGPALRPDMSYAERLAAERQHAERVAALGNDPLARLQMLNVTPHHHQHSHIHSHLHLHQQDAIHAASASVHPLIDPLASGSHLTRIPYPAGTLPNPLLPHPLHENEVLRHQLFAAPYRDLPASLSAPMSAAHQLQAMHAQSAELQRLALEQQQWLHAHHPLHSVPLPAQEDYYSHLKKESDKPL; encoded by the exons GTCTCCCTCTGATCTGGATAGCTTGGATGGGCGGAGCCTTAATGATGATGGCAGCAGCGACCCTAGGGATATTGACCAGGACAACCGAAGCACGTCCCCCAGCATCTACAGCCCTGGAAGTGTGGAGAATGACTCCGACTCATCTTCTGGCCTGTCCCAGGGCCCAGCCCGCCCCTACCACCCACCTccactctttcctccttcccctccaccGCCAGACAGCACCCCTCGACAGCCAGAGGCTAGCTTTGAACCCCATCCTTCTGTGACACCCACTGGATATCATGCTCCCATGGAGCCCCCCACATCTCGAATGTTCCAGGCTCCTCCTGGGGCCCCTCCCCCTCACCCACAGCTCTATCCTGGGGGCGCTGGTGGAGGAGTTTTGTCTGGACCCCCAATGGGTCCCAAGGGGGGAGGGGCTGCCTCATCAGTGGGGGGCCCTAATGGGGGTAAGCAGCACCCCCCACCCACTACTCCCATTTCAGTATCAAGCTCTGGGGCTAGCGGTGCTCCCCCAGCTAAGCCACCTAACACTCCGGTGGGTGGTGGGAACCTGCCTTCTGCTCCACCACCAGCCAACTTCCCCCATGTGACCCCGAACctgcctcccccacctgcccTGAGACCCCTCAAcaatgcctcagcctctcccccTGGCCTGGGGGCCCAACCACTACCTGGGCATCTGCCCTCTCCCCATGCCATGGGGCAGGGTATGGGTGGACTTCCTCCTGGCCCAGAGAAGGGCCCGACTCTGGCTCCTTCACCCcactctctgcctcctgcttcctcttctgccccaGCACCCCCCATGAGGTTTCCTTATTCATCCTCTAGTAGTAGCTCTGCAGCAGCCTCCTCTTCcagttcttcctcctcttcctctgcctccccctACCCAGCTTCCCAGGCATTGCCCAGTTACCCCCACTCTTTCCCTCCCCCAACAAGCCTCTCTGTCTCCAATCAGCCCCCCAAGTATACTCAGCCTTCTCTCCCATCCCAGGCTGTGTGGAGCCAGGGtcccccaccacctcctccctATGGCCGCCTCTTAGCCAACAGCAATGCCCATCCAGGCCCCTTCCCGCCATCTACTGGGGCCCAGTCCACTGCCCACCCACCAGCCTCAacacatcaccatcaccaccagcagcagcagcagcagcagcagcagcagcagcatcacggAAGCTCTGGGCCCCCTCCTGGAGCATTTCCCCACCCCCTGGAGGGCGGCAGCTCCCACCACGCACACCCTTATGCCATGTCTCCCTCCCTGGGGTCTCTGAGGCCCTACCCACCAGGGCCAACACACCTGCCCCCACCTCACAGCCAGGTGTCCTACAGCCAAGCAGGCCCCAATGGCCCTCCAGTCTCTTCCTCTTCCAACTCTTCCTCTTCCACTTCTCAAGCGTCCTTCCCATGTTCacacccctccccctcccagggACCTCAGGGGACGCCCTACCCTTTCCCACCGGTGCCTACGGTCACCACCTCTTCGGCTACCCTTTCCACGGTCATTGCCACCGTGGCTTCCTCGCCAGCAGGCTACAAAACGGCCTCCCCACCTGGGCCCCCACCGTACGGAAAGAGAGCCCCGTCCCCGGGGGCCTACAAGGCAGCCACCCCACCCGGATACAAGCCCGGGTCTCCTCCCAACTTCCGAACGGGGACCCCCCCGGGCTATAGAGGAACCTCGCCACCTGCAGGCCCAGGGACCTTCAAGCCGGGCTCGCCCACCGTGGGACCTGGGCCCCTGCCACCTGCGGGGCCCTCAGGCCTGCCATCTCTGCCACCACCACCCGCGGCCCCTGCCTCAGGGCCGCCCCTGAGCGCCACGCAGATCAAGCAGGAGCCGGCTGAGGAGTATGAGACCCCCGAGAGCCCAGTTCCGCCAGCCCGCAGCCCCTCGCCCCCTCCCAAGGTGGTAGATGTGCCCAGCCATGCCAGTCAGTCTGCCAG GTTCAACAAACACCTGGATCGCGGCTTCAACTCGTGCGCGCGCAGCGACCTGTACTTCGTGCCACTGGAGGGCTCCAAACTGGCCAAGAAGCGGGCCGACCTGGTGGAGAAGGTGCGGCGCGAGGCGGAGCAGCGCGCGCGCGAAGAAAAGGAGCGGGAGCGCGAGCGGGAACGCGAGAAGGAGCGCGAGCGCGAGAAGGAGCGCGAGCTTGAACGCAGCGTG AAGTTGGCTCAGGAGGGCCGTGCTCCGGTGGAATGCCCATCTCTGGGCCCAGTGCCCCATCGCCCTCCATTTGAACCGGGCAGTGCGGTGGCTACAGTGCCCCCCTACCTGGGTCCTGACACTCCAGCCTTGCGCACTCTCAGTGAATATGCCCGGCCTCATGTCATGTCTCCTGGCAATCGCAACCATCCATTCTACGTGCCCCTGGGGGCAGTGGACCCGGGGCTCCTGGGTTACAATGTCCCGGCCCTGTACAGCAGTGATCCTGCTGCCCGGGAGAGGGAACGGGAAGCCCGTGAACGAGACCTCCGTGACCGCCTCAAGCCTGGCTTCGAGGTGAAGCCTAGTGAGCTGGAACCCCTACATGGGGTCCCTGGGCCGGGCTTGGATCCCTTTCCCCGACATGGGGGCCTGGCTCTGCAGCCTGGCCCACCTGGCCTGCACCCTTTCCCCTTTCATCCGAGCCTGGGGCCCCTGGATCGAGAACGTCTAGCACTGGCAGCTGGGCCAGCCCTGCGGCCTGACATGTCCTATGCTGAGCGGCTGGCAGCTGAGAGGCAGCACGCAGAAAGGGTGGCGGCCCTGGGCAATGACCCGCTGGCCCGGCTGCAGATGCTCAATGTGACTCCCCATCACCACCAGCACTCCCACATCCACTCgcacctgcacctgcaccagCAAGATGCTATCCATGCAG cctctgcctcagtGCACCCTCTCATCGACCCCCTGGCCTCAGGGTCTCACCTTACTCGGATCCCCTACCCAGCTGGAACTCTCCCTAACCCCCTGCTTCCTCACCCTCTGCACGAGAACGAAGTTCTTCGTCACCAGCTCTTTG CTGCCCCTTACCGGGACCTGCCGGCCTCCCTTTCTGCCCCAATGTCAGCAGCTCATCAGCTGCAGGCCATGCACGCACAGTCAGCTGAGCTGCAGCGCTTGGCGCTGGAACAGCAGCAGTGGCTGCATGCCCATCACCCGCTGCACAGTGTGCCGCTGCCTGCCCAGGAGGACTATTACAG TCACCTGAAGAAGGAGAGCGACAAGCCACTGTAG
- the ATN1 gene encoding atrophin-1 isoform X2, translated as MKTRQNKDSMSMRSGRKKEAPGPREELRSRGRASPGGVSTSSSDGKAEKSRQTAKKARVEEASTPKVNKQGRSEEISESESEETNAPKKTKTEELPRPQSPSDLDSLDGRSLNDDGSSDPRDIDQDNRSTSPSIYSPGSVENDSDSSSGLSQGPARPYHPPPLFPPSPPPPDSTPRQPEASFEPHPSVTPTGYHAPMEPPTSRMFQAPPGAPPPHPQLYPGGAGGGVLSGPPMGPKGGGAASSVGGPNGGKQHPPPTTPISVSSSGASGAPPAKPPNTPVGGGNLPSAPPPANFPHVTPNLPPPPALRPLNNASASPPGLGAQPLPGHLPSPHAMGQGMGGLPPGPEKGPTLAPSPHSLPPASSSAPAPPMRFPYSSSSSSSAAASSSSSSSSSSASPYPASQALPSYPHSFPPPTSLSVSNQPPKYTQPSLPSQAVWSQGPPPPPPYGRLLANSNAHPGPFPPSTGAQSTAHPPASTHHHHHQQQQQQQQQQQHHGSSGPPPGAFPHPLEGGSSHHAHPYAMSPSLGSLRPYPPGPTHLPPPHSQVSYSQAGPNGPPVSSSSNSSSSTSQASFPCSHPSPSQGPQGTPYPFPPVPTVTTSSATLSTVIATVASSPAGYKTASPPGPPPYGKRAPSPGAYKAATPPGYKPGSPPNFRTGTPPGYRGTSPPAGPGTFKPGSPTVGPGPLPPAGPSGLPSLPPPPAAPASGPPLSATQIKQEPAEEYETPESPVPPARSPSPPPKVVDVPSHASQSARFNKHLDRGFNSCARSDLYFVPLEGSKLAKKRADLVEKVRREAEQRAREEKEREREREREKEREREKERELERSVKLAQEGRAPVECPSLGPVPHRPPFEPGSAVATVPPYLGPDTPALRTLSEYARPHVMSPGNRNHPFYVPLGAVDPGLLGYNVPALYSSDPAAREREREARERDLRDRLKPGFEVKPSELEPLHGVPGPGLDPFPRHGGLALQPGPPGLHPFPFHPSLGPLDRERLALAAGPALRPDMSYAERLAAERQHAERVAALGNDPLARLQMLNVTPHHHQHSHIHSHLHLHQQDAIHAASASVHPLIDPLASGSHLTRIPYPAGTLPNPLLPHPLHENEVLRHQLFAAPYRDLPASLSAPMSAAHQLQAMHAQSAELQRLALEQQQWLHAHHPLHSVPLPAQEDYYSHLKKESDKPL; from the exons GTCTCCCTCTGATCTGGATAGCTTGGATGGGCGGAGCCTTAATGATGATGGCAGCAGCGACCCTAGGGATATTGACCAGGACAACCGAAGCACGTCCCCCAGCATCTACAGCCCTGGAAGTGTGGAGAATGACTCCGACTCATCTTCTGGCCTGTCCCAGGGCCCAGCCCGCCCCTACCACCCACCTccactctttcctccttcccctccaccGCCAGACAGCACCCCTCGACAGCCAGAGGCTAGCTTTGAACCCCATCCTTCTGTGACACCCACTGGATATCATGCTCCCATGGAGCCCCCCACATCTCGAATGTTCCAGGCTCCTCCTGGGGCCCCTCCCCCTCACCCACAGCTCTATCCTGGGGGCGCTGGTGGAGGAGTTTTGTCTGGACCCCCAATGGGTCCCAAGGGGGGAGGGGCTGCCTCATCAGTGGGGGGCCCTAATGGGGGTAAGCAGCACCCCCCACCCACTACTCCCATTTCAGTATCAAGCTCTGGGGCTAGCGGTGCTCCCCCAGCTAAGCCACCTAACACTCCGGTGGGTGGTGGGAACCTGCCTTCTGCTCCACCACCAGCCAACTTCCCCCATGTGACCCCGAACctgcctcccccacctgcccTGAGACCCCTCAAcaatgcctcagcctctcccccTGGCCTGGGGGCCCAACCACTACCTGGGCATCTGCCCTCTCCCCATGCCATGGGGCAGGGTATGGGTGGACTTCCTCCTGGCCCAGAGAAGGGCCCGACTCTGGCTCCTTCACCCcactctctgcctcctgcttcctcttctgccccaGCACCCCCCATGAGGTTTCCTTATTCATCCTCTAGTAGTAGCTCTGCAGCAGCCTCCTCTTCcagttcttcctcctcttcctctgcctccccctACCCAGCTTCCCAGGCATTGCCCAGTTACCCCCACTCTTTCCCTCCCCCAACAAGCCTCTCTGTCTCCAATCAGCCCCCCAAGTATACTCAGCCTTCTCTCCCATCCCAGGCTGTGTGGAGCCAGGGtcccccaccacctcctccctATGGCCGCCTCTTAGCCAACAGCAATGCCCATCCAGGCCCCTTCCCGCCATCTACTGGGGCCCAGTCCACTGCCCACCCACCAGCCTCAacacatcaccatcaccaccagcagcagcagcagcagcagcagcagcagcagcatcacggAAGCTCTGGGCCCCCTCCTGGAGCATTTCCCCACCCCCTGGAGGGCGGCAGCTCCCACCACGCACACCCTTATGCCATGTCTCCCTCCCTGGGGTCTCTGAGGCCCTACCCACCAGGGCCAACACACCTGCCCCCACCTCACAGCCAGGTGTCCTACAGCCAAGCAGGCCCCAATGGCCCTCCAGTCTCTTCCTCTTCCAACTCTTCCTCTTCCACTTCTCAAGCGTCCTTCCCATGTTCacacccctccccctcccagggACCTCAGGGGACGCCCTACCCTTTCCCACCGGTGCCTACGGTCACCACCTCTTCGGCTACCCTTTCCACGGTCATTGCCACCGTGGCTTCCTCGCCAGCAGGCTACAAAACGGCCTCCCCACCTGGGCCCCCACCGTACGGAAAGAGAGCCCCGTCCCCGGGGGCCTACAAGGCAGCCACCCCACCCGGATACAAGCCCGGGTCTCCTCCCAACTTCCGAACGGGGACCCCCCCGGGCTATAGAGGAACCTCGCCACCTGCAGGCCCAGGGACCTTCAAGCCGGGCTCGCCCACCGTGGGACCTGGGCCCCTGCCACCTGCGGGGCCCTCAGGCCTGCCATCTCTGCCACCACCACCCGCGGCCCCTGCCTCAGGGCCGCCCCTGAGCGCCACGCAGATCAAGCAGGAGCCGGCTGAGGAGTATGAGACCCCCGAGAGCCCAGTTCCGCCAGCCCGCAGCCCCTCGCCCCCTCCCAAGGTGGTAGATGTGCCCAGCCATGCCAGTCAGTCTGCCAG GTTCAACAAACACCTGGATCGCGGCTTCAACTCGTGCGCGCGCAGCGACCTGTACTTCGTGCCACTGGAGGGCTCCAAACTGGCCAAGAAGCGGGCCGACCTGGTGGAGAAGGTGCGGCGCGAGGCGGAGCAGCGCGCGCGCGAAGAAAAGGAGCGGGAGCGCGAGCGGGAACGCGAGAAGGAGCGCGAGCGCGAGAAGGAGCGCGAGCTTGAACGCAGCGTG AAGTTGGCTCAGGAGGGCCGTGCTCCGGTGGAATGCCCATCTCTGGGCCCAGTGCCCCATCGCCCTCCATTTGAACCGGGCAGTGCGGTGGCTACAGTGCCCCCCTACCTGGGTCCTGACACTCCAGCCTTGCGCACTCTCAGTGAATATGCCCGGCCTCATGTCATGTCTCCTGGCAATCGCAACCATCCATTCTACGTGCCCCTGGGGGCAGTGGACCCGGGGCTCCTGGGTTACAATGTCCCGGCCCTGTACAGCAGTGATCCTGCTGCCCGGGAGAGGGAACGGGAAGCCCGTGAACGAGACCTCCGTGACCGCCTCAAGCCTGGCTTCGAGGTGAAGCCTAGTGAGCTGGAACCCCTACATGGGGTCCCTGGGCCGGGCTTGGATCCCTTTCCCCGACATGGGGGCCTGGCTCTGCAGCCTGGCCCACCTGGCCTGCACCCTTTCCCCTTTCATCCGAGCCTGGGGCCCCTGGATCGAGAACGTCTAGCACTGGCAGCTGGGCCAGCCCTGCGGCCTGACATGTCCTATGCTGAGCGGCTGGCAGCTGAGAGGCAGCACGCAGAAAGGGTGGCGGCCCTGGGCAATGACCCGCTGGCCCGGCTGCAGATGCTCAATGTGACTCCCCATCACCACCAGCACTCCCACATCCACTCgcacctgcacctgcaccagCAAGATGCTATCCATGCAG cctctgcctcagtGCACCCTCTCATCGACCCCCTGGCCTCAGGGTCTCACCTTACTCGGATCCCCTACCCAGCTGGAACTCTCCCTAACCCCCTGCTTCCTCACCCTCTGCACGAGAACGAAGTTCTTCGTCACCAGCTCTTTG CTGCCCCTTACCGGGACCTGCCGGCCTCCCTTTCTGCCCCAATGTCAGCAGCTCATCAGCTGCAGGCCATGCACGCACAGTCAGCTGAGCTGCAGCGCTTGGCGCTGGAACAGCAGCAGTGGCTGCATGCCCATCACCCGCTGCACAGTGTGCCGCTGCCTGCCCAGGAGGACTATTACAG TCACCTGAAGAAGGAGAGCGACAAGCCACTGTAG